The following nucleotide sequence is from Scyliorhinus torazame isolate Kashiwa2021f chromosome 4, sScyTor2.1, whole genome shotgun sequence.
tagacagctggtttgggatgcagaataaggccagcagcgcgggttcaattcccgtaccagcttacccgaacaggcgctggaatgtgccgactaggggcttttcacagtaactttatacttgtgacaataaaaggttattattattattaatttcagAAATTGTACCAATCATGCTGGAGCAAAGAGGACAGCGAATGGCGAATACAGCAGTATTAAAGCAGTGAAGGATGTTAatacagagaaacatagaaaataggtgcagtagACCATTGGTCCCTTCGAGCCTACACCGCCATTcaatatgaacatggctgatcatgcaaattcagtatcccattcctcttgatccctttagccgcaagggccacatcTAGCTCCCTCTTAAATAtatccaacagctttctgtggtagagaattccataacttcacaactctctgagagaagaagttcttcctcatctcagtcccgaatggcttaccccttattcttaggctgtgaccactAGTTCTCGACGTCCCcaatatcgggaacattcttcccgcacctagcctgtccagtcccatcaggattttctgtgtttctatgagatcccttctcattcttctaaactccagtcaatccagtctttcttcaaaTGTCTGTCCTGTCATCCCAAGaagtagtctggtgaacctttgctggacaccctcaatagcaagaatgtccttcctcaaactaggagaccaaaactgcacacaattctcaaggtgtggcctcaccaaggccctgtataactgcagcaagacatccctactcctatactcaaatcctctcactttgGAGGCAGGCATGCAATTAGCTTTCCTCACtggctgctgtacctgcatgccaacctccagcgactgttccaccatgacacccaggtctcgttgcactttccCTTTTCCTAAATTGCCACCATTCAGATCATAATCTGCCctcttgtttttgccaccaaagtggataatctcacatttacccacattatattgcatttgccaagtacttgcccactcagccagcctgtccaagtcaccctgcagcctctttgcatcctcctcacagctcacactgccacccaacttagtgtcgtctgcaaatttggagatattgcatgcaattcattCGTCcatatcattaatgtatattgtgaacagctagggtcccagcactgaaccctgcggtaccccactagtcactaatCACTgcttgccactctgaaaaggaccagtttattcctactctctgcttcctgactGTCAACCAGtttatccacgtcaatacattgccCCCAAtatcatgagctttaattttgatcACTAATCTCTtgagtgggaccttgtcaaaagccttttgaaagtccagatacacaacatccattggttcacccttgtccactctactggtcacatcctcaaaaaattccagaagatttgtcaagcatgatttcccttcagtaaatccatgctgacttggaccgatcctgtccacgctttccaaatgctcagttatttcatccttaataattgactccagcattttccccaccaccgatgtcaggctaaccggtctataattgctTGCTTTTTCgctcccttttttaaaaagtggggttacatcagctattctccaatccattggaactcttccagagtctatagtatgctggaaaatgatcaccaatgtgtccactatttctagggccacttccttaagtatccTGGGGACTTattgggttttaatcccatcaatttccccaatacaagttcctgactaataaggattttcttcagttcctccttcatgctagacgcTCTATCCTCTCGTATTCCCAGAAGGTTATTTGTGCCCTCCTtaatgaagacagatccaaagtaattgtcaactggtctgccatctctttgttgcccattatgaattcacccgaTTCTAAAtgaaagggacctacatttgtcttcaccagtctttttctcttcacatacctatagaagcttttgcagtcagtttttgtgttttctgcaagcttactctcgtattctattttccccttctgaattaaaccctttgtcgtCCTCTGCTGAATtgtaaatttctcccagtcctcaggcttgctgctttttctggccaatttagattcctcctctttggctttaacactatccctgatttcccttgttagccatggttgagccaccttccccatcttactcttgcgccagacagggatgtaTAATTTTTGAAGtacatccatgtgttctttaaatgcattgcctatccaccatcaaccccttaagtattctttgccagcttatcctagccaatgcacgtcttataccatcaaagttagctttctttaagttcaggaccctcgtctcagattaactgtgtcactctccattTTAATgaagaattcgaccatattatggtcactcgtcCCTAAAGGATCTTGCACCACAacgttgctaattaatcctctctcattgcacaatctAGGATAGGATAGCCTGCTCTCTAGTTTTTCGAGGAAACCATCCtttatacattccaggaaatcctcctccaatgcattgctaccagtttgattagcccaatcaatatgcagattgaagtcacccataataacttctgtacccttactgcacgcatctctaatttcctttttgatgtcatccccaacctcacaactactgtttggtggtctgtgCACAACTCCCatgaatgttttttgccctttggtgttccgcagctccACCCATAGATTCCACATTGTTCAGactaatgtccttccttactattgtGTTAATGTCTTCTTTTACAGCAACGCTACACTACCTCCCTTTCATTTCCTTCTATCTTTCTTGATTATTGAATACCCCTGGATATTgaattcccatccttggtcaccctggagccaggtgtccgtgatcccaattacatcatatccaTTAATGATTGTCAGGGCAGTTCATTCATCAACTTTATTACAAATGCTCCTTGCATTGAGACAGCCTTCAGGTTTGTTTTTTTGATATTTATTGCCCTTTTAGATgtaatgtggccctttttgatttttgtctttggtttctctgtTTTCCACTTTTctttttactgccttttgtttatgtccccaccttacttccctccaacatcctgcatcggttcccacccccctgccatatttgtttaaatgctccccaacagcactagcaaacactccccctaggacataAGTTCTGATCTTGCCCAGCTGCAGAACGTCCggtttgtacaggtctcacctcccccagaactggttccaatgtcccaggaatttgaatccctccctcttgcaccattccTCAAGCCGCGTATTCATCTTggctatcctgccattcctactctgactagcacgtggcactggtagcaatcctgagattactacctttgaggtcctgctttttaatttatctcctaactccctaaattcagattgcaggacctcatcccatttgctACATATATCGTTGGTGCCGAGAGCACCAGGACAGCtggctgtttgccctccccctccgagacatccttgacccttgcaccagggaggcgacACACCATCCTGCATTTATAGAGCTGAAGGAAGTCAAAATAAGATGACACTTGGCCATCAAGGCACTTCGTGGGGGTGAGGATCTTGAAATTGTTTTGTAAGGGAACAGTGGATCTGAGCAAAGTTAAAGGCCATGGACGCAGGTATGGATGAGGGCAATGGCGTTATAAATCGAATTGCAGCTTGTCAAAGTGTCAGGAGAGTGCTAGAGCAGTCAAATCTCAAGGTAATAAAGGTGAGATTATAAATTGCTCTTAGAAAAAATGTATAGTTTCAAAGTAGGAATATGCAAGCAGAACAGATCATTGCATTCTGGACTTGTTGCCTCGTGTTTGACAACATTCTTGTTCTTACTTTATCACACAAAATTGTAATTTCTTCTTATAGAAAGTGTGATGTGCTGAACCGTGGTTTCTCAGGGTATAATTCAAAATGGGCCCTCAATATTCTGCCAAAGATTCTTACTCAACCTGCTAACCAAGGGACCATTGCTGCTGTTACAGTCTGTTTTGGAGCAAATGACTCCGCTTTGAAAGGTAGGCATTGCACACAATACCTCTACTTTCAAATCTATGCTATTACAAGCTTTTAGCAAGTATTTATCTACTAGAAGTATCCTGGCTACACAGCTGGCAGGGAACACTACCAAGGGATGGTGGTGTTACTTTATAGTCACAGGCTTATGTCCTCACATGATTCCACCTTTGCCCATTTCCAGCAGGAATGACTGAATAGTGATCAAAAGTGGAATACTTGGGTGTTTTTTCCTTTCCATAACATAAAGATGCTGAGGTTCAGTTGTAAAATTCccttccacattgctgggtgggAAACAGCACAGGCCAGGAATTAGATTCTGCTTCAGCCAACCACTGGAAACAACCACTGAGACAGTGAGGAATGctggcttttaaaaaatatatatctgtAATTGTAAATTACCtcgcacctcaggcgagaggcaaggttgagaaagcggggccttcatgaataatctcagccattATGAGAAGTGAACCCGCGCagttggcattgctctgcatcacgaaccaggtatccagccaactgagctaaagcggCCCTCCCTCTCCACATatactgccagacccactgagttttcccagcactttgtttttgtttcagatcttcaacatctacagtattttgctttgatttaCTTAAATCCGGAGGATTTAAGACTGTTGATGTGTTGAAAAAAATCTTGCTAGATAACTAAAAGTGGCGAATTTTTAAAACCAGATTGCTCAAATCCTCAATTGGAAAATTGAGATAATTTATCAGattatttgtttttctttttaaatgttTACATGTCGTAAAAGACTGCTATAAACTCCTGCCTATGTTCACATGAAGTTGTATCAAGGTGAAATTGAAATTTCATTTTTAACGAAAAATGGAATAATGGATTTAATTGCTTCATGGGTAGTTTTGAGAGAGCTTTGTTGTATAATGTTCACTCTGCTGGTTTATCATTTGCCACACCACAGTGTGCAACTTATCCTTTTTATTTTGTGACTAGATGTGAACCCAGTGCAACATATTCCTCTCACCGagtatgctgaaaatctgaaatgcaTAATCGAATACTTGAAATCCATCGGCGTTTGTGAAGAAAAAGTGATCCTGATTACACCGCCTCCACTCGATGAGTCAGCTTGGGAAAAGGAGTGCATTGCCAAAGGTATtggaaacacaaacacacacattcatctccagTTAATAAATTCAGTCATTGGAATCTGTAATTATTTAAATGCAATGGATAGAGCAAAGCAAATGACAAATCCCTCTCCTGAGATAAATGCCCGCCTCAGCATCCAAATACCATTTTAGATTTAAGTTTTGAAGTTTGTAGAAAATGAGAAGACATGCAGTGGGTTTCCCGACTGCGTGGGGTAGCCACATTgggcggctgcgggaacggagaatcccgctgctggcaggggcgcACCGCACCGGAAAACGTGGCTTGCAGACTGGAGAATCCACCCATTATTTATTCACTTTAAAAAAAAGACACCCTGCTTTCCACCTCCGATGGAAGATACTTCAGCTGAACTAAGAAGTTTTGATGAGATCAGagcatgttacagcacagaaggtagcCATTCGCACCATCATGCCGATACATGCTCttcgaaagagctatccaattaggccCATTTTCCTGATCATTCCTCACAGCCCAGCAAATTACCTCTTTCCAAGTATCTATTCAAATCTCTTTTGGAAGTTGCTATTGATTTATTTTCCAACTTATTTGGAAGTTACTATTGATTTATGTAACACcgccagaaccatctgaagtttgcaatttaaatcagATTTCCGGATGGTTCGCAGCACAATTACCCAGAGGACGTTTGCACTTCTGGGCAGTTGCTGTGCAAATACATATCCCAACTAGGGTACAACCCCAATCTAACGTGGGTGGGCCCAGAAGTTACGGCACTATATTTTCACTCACTCAAGTAACCTTACTATAAGAAATAGAATCAGTAATAGACCATATGGCCCATCGGGCCTAAttcaccattcaatgcgatcatggctgatcttgggcgtcaactccattttcctgcccgctTCCCATATTCTTTAATTCCCCGAGAGATCAAAAACCTGTCTTTCCCAGCCTTAAGTGTATTCAATAATGGAGCACCTTCTGGAGAGAATTCTAAAGTTTCAGAACCCTATGAGTGAATAAATTCCTCATTGCAGtgctaaatgatcagccccttatgCTGAGATTGTGCCCGGGGGGCGCTTTAGATTCCCGGACCAATGAAAAAATCTCTCAGCATCCACACTATCAAGCCCCTTCATGGTTTTGTAGGTTACAATGAGattgcctttcattcttctaaactccagagaatataagccaAATTTACTCAGCCCTGATCCCAGTGATCGACTTACTGAACGTTCCCTGTACCatctccaatgcaaatatatcatCTCAAATATgcaaaccaaaacttcacacactactccaaatgtggcctcaccaaaacccAATTCATTTGTAGCAAGAATTCTTtttcttgtactccaatcctcttgcaaGAAAGGTCGACATGCCATTTGTCTACCAGTTGATCACAACTTGCTTTCCAACATATATTATCTTCAGCAAATTTGTCTACACTACATTTgttctttcatccaagtcattaatatatagttGAGGCCCGACCCCTTTGCCACCCCAGTTTGCCAGTCTGATAATGGGCCATTCGGTTAACTGTTAGATAGCCAGTTTTATTTGTGACTACATTCCATACCCACTTCTAATCTGCTGGTACCTATCCAGAATCTGTGGAAATTTGGAAAATTACAACTAATGCATCCACTGTTTATtcagccacttcctttaagaccaagGGATGCAGACCATTAGGTCCAAGGCACTTGTCAATCATTAGTCTTTCTACTACTATTTCCACTTGTGATAgttattgttttaagttcctccccttGGCACTTAATTTTCTACTCGTATTGGAATGCTTTGTGTCTTCTAAAATGCCGACatatacaaaatacttgttcaaagtaTCTGCCATTTTTTTATTTGACCAATTAGCGCTGTCTGACTCCAGCTTTTATGCTGCTAAAACATACATTCATCCCTTTGTATCCTGTAGACTTGACTATTCTAACACTCCTGCCTGGTGCCCCACATTCTAGCCTCTGTAAATTGAGGTCTCCCAAAACTATACTGTGTCTTAACTCACCGCAAGTGCTGTCTGACCTATATTTCCCAGTCTGGATTGAAAATTCTcaccctggttttcaaatccctctatgtTCTTTTCTtaccctacctctgtaatcttctccagccccacgACCCTCCATAATACCTGTGTTCTTCTAtttctggtctcttgtgcattgCCAATTACAATTTCTCCACTATTGGTGGTCGTTCTTTCAACTGCTTGGACCCCAAgtgctggaattctctccctatagCTCTCTAACTCGCTTTCTCCCTTAAGaaactccttaaaatctacctcattGATCAAACATTTGGTCatgtgacctaatatctccttatgtggctcagtataCATTGTTTTCTAATGCTCTTATTGTGAAGTTCTGTCATGTTATGGTCCCTCTACCCGAGGATCCTTTggcatgagatcattaattaaaccTGTCTCATTACTCATTATCCAATCTAAAATAGTCTGTTTCCTGGTTGATTCCACGATGCATAGTTCAAAGAAACTGTCCCAATAGAGTCTCTGAACATGTTTTCATGTCTAGTtaccaatttgatttgtccaatcaacATGAAAATTAAAATTGCCCTTGATAATTGCTGCAGTACCTGTCTTACGAGtcctgttatttatttattttttaataaatttaagtatccaattaattttttccaattaaggggcaatttagcgtggccaatccccctagctTCCatatgttgggttgtgggggcgaaacccatgcaaacacggggagaatgtgctaactccacacggacagtgacccagagccgggatcgaacctgggacctcggcaccgtgaggcagcaaggctaacccactgcgccaccgtgctgcccgccctgTTATTTCTTGATTTATATTCTGTCCTACAGTTTAACTACTTTAAGGGGGACTATAAACTGCTCCCACCGGTGACTTATTTCCCTTGCCAAATATTATTGCCACCTGAACAGATTCTATATCTTGATCTTCTGAGCCAAGATTATTTTTCTCTGCTGTTCTCATTTCACCCTCCATTATCAGAGATACCTCTCCTCCTCTTCTTCCTATCCTTTCGAAATGTCAAGTAACCTTGAATATTCAATTCCCAACCTTGGTCACCTTGCAGCTTAGAAATAGATATATGATAGATAGCCATTATATTCTTTTTGTGTCATCAATTCATCTATCTTGTTCTAACTACTatgtgcattcagataaagaaccTGTAATTCTGTATTTGTACCATTTTCCCCTACTATGACCCATTTTGCTAGTCCACTCATGTTTGTACGGTCCTTCCCTTCCTGTCACATTTTAATTATCCATATCACTACCCTGAGAAGGTGTTATGGCACAATTGGTAGTTCCCCTGTCTCTGAGCTGTAAAGCCCAGGTTCAAGTCCcccaccaggacttgatggccaaggaaggtgcattcataatgcggtcaaacaggttgagtgtcaacctctgTTCCAGGAATAATTAGCTATAGAAACAGACTATAgtttgccttagtgcaccactgggTGCAGGAAGAAAAGTGGAATATCACTACCCTGCATTATTGCTTTATCCTTGCTGTTTAACTTCCTAAATTTCCCCTTTCCTGAATGCTCCCTTCCTCCTGCATTCTCTCTCCCCTATTCGGTtcacagagggatggagtttaagactagggaggttatgctgcaattgtataaggtgttattgaggccacacctggagtattgtgttcagttttggtctccttacctgagaaaggacatactggcactgtagggtgtgcagaggagattcactaggttaatcccagagctgaaggggttggattacgaggaatggttgaaggatgcggggggatcttatagaaatgtataaaattatgaggggaattgataggatagatgcaggcaggttgtttccactggcgggtgaaagcagaactagggggcatagcctcaaaataagggtaagtagatttagcactgagcttaggaggaacttcttcacccaaagcgttgtgaatctatgcaattccttgcccagtgaagtagttgcggctccttcattaaatgtttttaagataaagatagatagttttttgaagaataaagggattaagggttatggtgttcgggccggaaagtggagctgagtccacaaaagatcagccatgatctcattgaatggcggagcaggctcgaggggcctcctcctgctcctagttcttatgtaatctTATGTAGGAAGAAAAGTGGAATATTACTACCCTGCATTATTGCTTTGTCCTTTCTGTTTAACTTCCCCTTTTCTGAAGGCTCCCTTCCTCCTGCATTCTCTCTCCCCTATTCTGTTCACAGTATTTGATTTACCACAGCACTGGTTCCAGCACGGTACAAGTGAAACCCACCCCAATGGAACAGCTCCagttttccccagtactggtgcaagtgaccaatgaatcaaaacccatttctcccacgccAATCTTTGATCCTTGCATTCAACTCTCTCATTTTTACCCTATGCCAATTTATTTATGGCTttgatagtaatccagagattatcagTTTTGCAGTTCTGCTTTTTAATTCAGCCCCCAATTGatcatactcccttagcagaacctaTCTCTTAGTGTTTCGTACGTCGTTGGTCCCCACATGGACCACAATAACTGGATGCTTTCCAAGTTAAGGACTCTGGACATGAGCTGTTTGTGCTACTCACTGCAATACTAGACGTGGCCACTTACGATAATGTGTCCTTTTTAGATAGTATATTGAACAGATATAATTCTGTAACCAACCAGTATGCTGAGGCCTGTGTCAAAGTAGCAACAGAATGTGGGACTGATGTGCTCGATCTCTGGAACTTGATGCAAATGGAGAATCGGGTAAGGAAAGAGAAGACACACTGTAAAAAAAATCCAATgcatagggtagcacggtagcatagtgattagcacaattgcttcacagctccagggtctcaggttcgattcccggcttgggtcactgtctgtgcggagtctgcacatcctccccgtgtgtgcgtaggtttcctcccacagtccaaagatgtgcaggttaggtggattggctatgctaaattgccctcagtgttaggtggggttactgggttatggagatagggtggaggtgtgggcttgggtagggtgcactttccaagagccggtgcagacatgttcggccgaatggcctcctgcactaaattCTAAGAAATCTATAACACTTATAGGACATAATAAAGCTGGAAAGGAGTGATAAATGATAATGCGTTTGAATGTGATCCTTCTGGGTTGCTTCTCCACTCAAatttttttcttattcattcaaGGCACGAGTGTGTCCCTGGAAAGGCCCGCatgtgttgcccatctctaattgctcgaGAAGACGGCAGTGAATCGCCTTCTTGAACCatggcagtccatgtggtgtagatacacccggtGTTGTTTTTGAGGGAGTACTAGTTTGACCCAGTGACTTGTGCTTGTAAAAATAAAGACAGGAAA
It contains:
- the iah1 gene encoding isoamyl acetate-hydrolyzing esterase 1 homolog isoform X2, with protein sequence MFQLETVAGWGEQRSFDQGGWGAAIANRLVRKCDVLNRGFSGYNSKWALNILPKILTQPANQGTIAAVTVCFGANDSALKDVNPVQHIPLTEYAENLKCIIEYLKSIGVCEEKVILITPPPLDESAWEKECIAKDSILNRYNSVTNQYAEACVKVATECGTDVLDLWNLMQMENRDFTSYLSDGLHLSEKGNTFLESQLWLLLEKKIERLPMILPHWSEINHMNPEASLLL
- the iah1 gene encoding isoamyl acetate-hydrolyzing esterase 1 homolog isoform X3; translated protein: MSAFGLLWPRVILFGDSITQRSFDQGGWGAAIANRLVRKCDVLNRGFSGYNSKWALNILPKILTQPANQGTIAAVTVCFGANDSALKDVNPVQHIPLTEYAENLKCIIEYLKSIGVCEEKVILITPPPLDESAWEKECIAKDSILNRYNSVTNQYAEACVKVATECGTDVLDLWNLMQMENRARVCPWKGPHVLPISNCSRRRQ
- the iah1 gene encoding isoamyl acetate-hydrolyzing esterase 1 homolog isoform X1; translated protein: MSAFGLLWPRVILFGDSITQRSFDQGGWGAAIANRLVRKCDVLNRGFSGYNSKWALNILPKILTQPANQGTIAAVTVCFGANDSALKDVNPVQHIPLTEYAENLKCIIEYLKSIGVCEEKVILITPPPLDESAWEKECIAKDSILNRYNSVTNQYAEACVKVATECGTDVLDLWNLMQMENRDFTSYLSDGLHLSEKGNTFLESQLWLLLEKKIERLPMILPHWSEINHMNPEASLLL
- the iah1 gene encoding isoamyl acetate-hydrolyzing esterase 1 homolog isoform X4, translating into MSAFGLLWPRVILFGDSITQRSFDQGGWGAAIANRLVRKCDVLNRGFSGYNSKWALNILPKILTQPANQGTIAAVTVCFGANDSALKDVNPVQHIPLTEYAENLKCIIEYLKSIGVCEEKVILITPPPLDESAWEKECIAKDSILNRYNSVTNQYAEACVKVATECGTDVLDLWNLMQMENRVLPDLLSLSSIFCF